From the genome of Virgibacillus proomii, one region includes:
- the smpB gene encoding SsrA-binding protein SmpB, which translates to MPKGQGKVIAQNRKASHDYFIEDTYEAGIVLQGTEIKSIRAGKVSIKDAHARIDRGEVKLINLHIAEYEQGNRFNHDPTRTRKLLLHRKEIDKLIGLTQQKGYSLIPLKIYIKNGYAKVLLGLGKGKKKYDKREDLKRKQMKRDVDRAIKEHMR; encoded by the coding sequence ATGCCAAAAGGACAAGGAAAGGTTATTGCACAAAATAGAAAAGCTTCTCATGATTACTTTATCGAGGATACGTATGAGGCAGGGATTGTCTTACAAGGAACGGAAATTAAATCAATCCGTGCGGGGAAAGTCAGTATTAAAGATGCACATGCCCGAATTGATCGTGGTGAAGTCAAGTTAATTAATTTGCATATTGCCGAGTATGAACAAGGGAACAGGTTTAATCACGATCCTACACGGACGCGCAAATTATTACTTCATCGAAAAGAAATTGATAAATTAATTGGATTAACTCAGCAAAAAGGCTATTCTTTAATCCCTTTAAAAATCTATATTAAAAACGGCTATGCAAAAGTGCTTTTGGGCTTAGGAAAAGGGAAAAAGAAATATGATAAGCGTGAAGATTTAAAACGGAAACAAATGAAACGGGATGTCGATCGGGCGATTAAAGAACATATGCGTTAA